One Salmo trutta chromosome 19, fSalTru1.1, whole genome shotgun sequence genomic window carries:
- the hsf5 gene encoding heat shock factor protein 5 yields MELAEERLTIPINPNNFPAKLWRLVNNPKNRSIRWDPCGEGLIIDQQLFESELLSPQKQMFDTTDLFKTTNFTSFNRQLNLYGFRKVVHGPGGSEKNDVSSPMDGIKHHFHNPNFKQDHPELLVNLKRLTSKNKAKMEAGLEVNCRPPANRFHRLMANGDGGEEKVDKRGSMFVGQVKRPSPYQQYHQSRTQPMKDYDRTPIPPRGWIMGHGDAPSPTTFYTDKGIPISVIHRFPSDTSCTVQSSPTTVHIQQGSQSLANSLIPHHTPYRPGFYSPALVCQCCPPGSMDSDCHSAHQTSPSYSHYSYYQPNCPVGFLYPGNQNQDWQSSETQETKKSDVNLDTVFQLVDELHHNSPKIRMVKVETPERQQPVLSTSTPSGPQPITTIHSSPHTVTVSSQRDSSFNSSPVTPRGPIIIAVPGNVPPQGIAITVGGPAAEQPVKREDKPVSVDAYQKCPEEASEYITKVKEIQLVDSDVCSVLHDVTVCDLSLLENEHQTEN; encoded by the exons ATGGAGCTCGCAGAGGAACGCCTCACCATCCCCATCAATCCCAACAATTTCCCAGCAAAATTGTGGCGTCTGGTGAATAACCCCAAAAATCGATCGATACGTTGGGATCCCTGTGGTGAGGGTTTGATAATCGACCAGCAGCTATTTGAATCAGAGCTGCTGTCACCTCAGAAACAAATGTTTGACACCACTGACCTTTTCAAAACAACCAACTTTACAAGCTTCAACCGCCAGCTGAATCTTTATGGGTTCAGGAAGGTGGTCCATGGCCCCGGGGGCTCAGAGAAGAATGATGTCTCATCTCCGATGGACGGGATAAAACACCACTTCCACAATCCAAACTTCAAACAAGATCATCCCGAACTGCTGGTGAATCTTAAGAGGCTGACAAGCAAAAACAAGGCGAAGATGGAAGCTGGCCTAGAAGTGAACTGCCGGCCCCCAGCAAATCGTTTCCACCGACTCATGGCaaatggtgatggtggtgaggaGAAAGTAGATAAAAGAG GTTCCATGTTTGTTGGTCAGGTAAAACGACCATCTCCTTACCAACAGTACCACCAAAGCAGAACCCAGCCCATGAAGGACTATGATCGGACTCCTATCCCACCCCGCGGCTGGATCATGGGTCATGGGGAtgccccctcccccaccaccttCTACACAGACAAGGGAATCCCCATATCTGTCATCCACCGGTTCCCTTCAGACACTTCCTGCACTGTGCAGTCCAGTCCGACTACTGTGCACATCCAGCAGGGTTCACAAAGCCTGGCAAACAGCTTGATCCCTCACCATACTCCGTACCGACCTGGATTCTATTCCCCTG CATTAGTGTGCCAATGCTGCCCCCCAGGCTCAATGGACTCGGACTGCCATAGTGCCCACCAGACATCTCCCTCATACTCCCATTACAGCTATTACCAG CCAAACTGTCCTGTGGGCTTTCTGTATCCTGGCAATCAAAACCAGGACTGGCAGAGCAGTGAAACCCAGGAGACCAAGAAGAGTGATGTCAACctggacacagtcttccagctaGTGGACGAGTTGCACCACAATTCCCCCAAAATACGCATGGTCAAAGTGGAGACCCCAGAGCGCCAGCAGCCGGTCCTGTCCACCTCTACACCATCAGGGCCCCAGCCCATCACCACCATCCACAGCTCCCCTCACACAGTCACTGTCTCTTCCCAGCGTGACTCCTCTTTTAACTCCAGCCCAGTGACACCCCGCGGGCCCATCATTATAGCAGTCCCGGGGAACGTTCCTCCTCAGGGAATAGCCATCACTGTCGGTGGTCCCGCGGCTGAGCAGCCAGTGAAGAGGGAGGACAAACCTGTGTCTGTGGATGCCTATCAGAAG TGCCCCGAGGAAGCATCAGAGTACATCACCAAGGTGAAGGAGATCCAGTTGGTGGACTCAGACGTCTGCAGTGTTCTACATGATGTTACTGTCTGCGACCTCAGCCTGCTGGAGAACGAGCACCAGACAGAAAACTAA